The following proteins are co-located in the Ammospiza caudacuta isolate bAmmCau1 chromosome 20, bAmmCau1.pri, whole genome shotgun sequence genome:
- the LOC131566643 gene encoding C-C motif chemokine 13-like — MRISLALLILLLAAAWTGSHGMSFRSLRAKCCSKEMFYHRKIQESRILGYLETPSTCTHRAVFVKLLKGMVCVDPDKKWFQEYLRKQKNPNSTST, encoded by the exons ATGAGGATCTCCTTGGCcctgctcatcctgctgctggcagctgcctggaCTGGAAGCCACGGGATGTCCT TCCGCAGCCTCAGAGCCAAGTGCTGCTCCAAGGAAATGTTCTACCACCGGAAAATCCAAGAGTCCAGGATCCTGGGCTACCTGGAAACACCTTCCACCTGCACCCACAGGGCTGTCTT TGTGAAGCTGCTGAAAGGGATGGTCTGTGTGGACCCAGACAAGAAATGGTTCCAGGAGTACCTGAGGAAGCAGAAGAATCCAAACAGCACCTCCACGTGA